In the genome of Pediococcus claussenii ATCC BAA-344, one region contains:
- the rapZ gene encoding RNase adapter RapZ — MAKNLQLVIVTGMSGAGKTVTMQSFEDLGYFVVDNMPPALLPKFFELITEAGNIEKVALVVDLRSRTFYDQLLSMLTGDRRFGQDVDTEILFLDASDEELIARYKETRRAHPLAMDGRIADGVRKERELLAPLKTDSQFIIDTTKMTPRELREKIFAHFSDNKTAKFHVEILSFGYKYGLPIDADIVMDVRFLPNPYYIPELRNHTGMDKDVYDYVMNQPATAKFYEHFIALLKETLPGYEKEGKSNLTIAIGCTGGQHRSVAIAERLGSDLKDIYPTHVQHRDALKRKETVNRS, encoded by the coding sequence ATGGCAAAAAATTTACAGTTGGTAATCGTGACTGGAATGAGTGGTGCTGGAAAAACAGTAACCATGCAGAGCTTTGAAGATCTTGGATACTTTGTAGTTGATAACATGCCGCCAGCCTTACTACCGAAGTTTTTTGAATTGATAACCGAGGCTGGAAATATTGAAAAAGTGGCCCTAGTTGTAGATTTAAGGTCCCGTACGTTTTATGACCAACTCCTTTCAATGCTTACTGGCGATCGTCGTTTCGGGCAGGATGTCGATACAGAAATCCTATTCCTTGATGCTTCTGATGAAGAATTGATTGCTCGTTATAAAGAAACAAGGCGTGCTCATCCGTTGGCAATGGACGGACGAATCGCAGACGGTGTTCGAAAAGAACGTGAATTATTAGCGCCTCTAAAAACCGATTCACAATTTATTATTGATACGACAAAGATGACACCACGCGAATTACGTGAAAAAATTTTTGCTCATTTCTCAGATAATAAAACTGCTAAGTTTCATGTAGAAATTTTATCTTTCGGTTATAAGTATGGGCTTCCAATTGATGCTGATATTGTAATGGACGTAAGATTTTTGCCAAATCCTTACTATATTCCTGAGTTAAGAAATCATACTGGAATGGATAAAGATGTTTATGATTACGTAATGAATCAGCCAGCAACTGCCAAGTTTTATGAACATTTTATTGCATTACTCAAAGAGACACTTCCTGGATACGAAAAAGAAGGGAAATCTAATTTAACGATTGCAATTGGTTGTACAGGTGGACAACATCGTTCGGTAGCAATTGCCGAAAGGCTAGGCAGTGATTTGAAGGATATATATCCTACTCATGTTCAACACAGGGATGCGTTGAAGCGAAAGGAAACGGTAAACCGCTCATGA
- a CDS encoding uridine diphosphate-N-acetylglucosamine-binding protein YvcK translates to MIMGKRPKIVVIGGGTGLPVVLNGLHKKNADITAIVTVADDGGSSGIIRDYVNVVPPGDIRNVMVALSDSSSTFKDIFQYRFNSNDSFLSGHAIGNLIIAALSEMKGGIGAAIQELSEMMEVKGNVFPASDEPLVLHAEFTDGTQLAGEAEITAAHKTIQRIWVETNPWSEVKKPKAIKGAVQAILEADQIILGPGSLYTSILPNLMIDDIGQAVLKTNAEIVYICNIMTQKGETIGFSDADHVRTLNRHLGKNFVDTVLVNTKIVPEDYMDFHRYDEVSKQVTHDFNGLRKMGCRVISEDFLLLRDGGAFHNGTQVVEELMNICSNPKRK, encoded by the coding sequence ATGATAATGGGGAAGAGGCCGAAAATAGTTGTAATTGGTGGAGGTACTGGGTTGCCAGTCGTCCTTAATGGATTACACAAGAAAAATGCTGACATAACAGCCATCGTGACCGTTGCAGATGACGGGGGTTCGTCTGGAATCATTCGAGATTATGTGAACGTTGTTCCGCCAGGGGATATTCGAAACGTAATGGTTGCATTGTCAGATTCTTCGAGTACCTTTAAAGATATTTTTCAATATCGGTTTAATAGTAATGACAGTTTTCTATCAGGTCATGCGATTGGAAATCTTATCATTGCTGCGCTATCAGAAATGAAGGGTGGCATTGGTGCTGCTATTCAAGAATTGTCAGAAATGATGGAAGTTAAGGGAAATGTTTTTCCTGCAAGCGATGAGCCACTTGTATTGCATGCCGAGTTCACAGATGGGACGCAACTTGCTGGTGAAGCGGAAATCACAGCTGCACATAAGACAATTCAGCGTATTTGGGTTGAAACCAATCCGTGGAGTGAAGTAAAGAAACCTAAAGCCATCAAAGGTGCTGTTCAAGCAATTTTAGAGGCCGATCAAATTATTTTAGGACCAGGTAGTTTATATACTAGTATTTTACCTAATTTGATGATTGACGATATTGGTCAAGCTGTTTTGAAAACTAATGCTGAGATTGTATATATCTGTAATATTATGACTCAAAAAGGTGAAACAATTGGATTTTCAGATGCTGATCATGTTCGCACCTTGAATAGACATTTGGGGAAAAATTTTGTTGATACTGTCCTTGTTAATACGAAAATTGTACCAGAAGATTATATGGATTTTCATCGTTATGACGAAGTTTCTAAACAAGTCACACATGATTTTAATGGCTTGCGCAAAATGGGATGTCGAGTTATTTCCGAGGACTTTTTGTTGTTAAGAGATGGTGGGGCCTTCCATAATGGAACACAAGTAGTAGAAGAATTGATGAATATTTGTAGTAATCCAAAGCGAAAATAA